The Anoplopoma fimbria isolate UVic2021 breed Golden Eagle Sablefish chromosome 10, Afim_UVic_2022, whole genome shotgun sequence sequence TTGACGCCTGCTGAAGGGGGaaacttttaaaaactgtatGTATAGGACTTAAAAGTATTTTGCAGATGGACCTAATTTTGCACTGCATGATACATGGAGGACAAATTGTTAGTTAGAGTTAAACTTCTGTTTTAAACATcctttgaaaaagaaattcagATTCAAGTTTTATTGACTAGCGACCATGTCAACAGGTTCTGAAGTAAGAAGATATGATGACAATGACAACATAATAATGTCCAGTGACTCAACTGTTCATCTCTTAATCTCCCTTCTTTACTTTCAGGTGGTCGTCCAGACAGAGACGGCATGAGATTCTGTTGACATCTTAATCTCATCCACCTAACCGCTACAAGATTAACACAGATTACTAGGCCCTGAGGTAGGCCTGAGACTAATCCCTCCTCCTGAGAGCTCAATCACTCCTGGAGAGGTGGAGGAACGGGACGGGCCGTGAGAGAGGCCGTGAGAGAGCGCCTGATTAGTCGCAAAGTCCGCAGGATAAGATCCAGACGTTTATCCTCATCCGAGTGAagcaaaagtcataaaaataaaaacaaaagaaaaggatcTGAGACGTGGAAACATGGGGTAGAGTCGCAGCTCGGTGACAAGAAATGTGTGGAGTCAAACGCGTCGCCTGGCTCGTGCCGTAACATCGAACACAAACAGAGGTCTCGAACTTTAAATATGATGAACTACTTTCCTGATTTTCTTTGACTACAactggagcagcaggaggagagccgAAGATCCTCCTGCAACCTCTGGCCTTgcacatctgtctctgtctgactTCTGGTTAAATCCCACgtgtttcatctttttctccGCTCCACTGTCCTCTGACCTCCTCTCAACGACTGTTCTCATTCTTCCAGACACCCAATCTTCCCTCCGTCTTTTCAGCCAACCTCTGACCTGTGTGCCACTTCTCAAACATCCCTAATCCCCTCTTTTCTTTACCTTCTGCCATCCTCCTTGAATCAATCTCAATCTCGCCACAACAAACCCGCCAAGCTTCATCTTGGCTTGTTGCTGTGGTTTCACGGAAACCCAACTCGCTCCACTCATCTTCATCCTGATTGGTCAGCAGATCTTTTCAGGCTCTTACAGCCATTGAACCAGTATCAACCTTAAAAGTAAAGCAAAAACTCTCAATCTCTAGTCATAACTTATTTCTCCAAGAGTGTCATCTTCGTGTCAAGAAGCAACCATGCTGGAGAACATGTCCAGACGTAACCGCTCCCTGCTGTCGCTGTCCCTCACCTCATTGGCCCTCACGCTGTCCGTCTCGGCGTTCTGCACCTCGTATTGGTGCGAGGGAACGCACAAGGTGGTGAAGCCGCTCTGCCTGTCACCTGTCAAGTTGAAGAACTGCGGGATGAACAACAGCCAGCCGTACACGACAGGTGAGGCCGGCAAACAAGGGCTAAGTTATCATTTCAGTATGGCTGACACTGATGTACAGGTATTTAAGTTAGTCTGTAAACCAGATACTGACAAAACCCAACTGGTTTGGTGATTTGCAAGCATTTAGGTCTAAATTTTGTAGAATAATTGAGGATTTTTAGACATCTAGATTataaacatcattttaatgttcatATTTCAACACATTGCCTCACATCAATCAATTCGTCATGAAAATGCTGCATAAACAATGGTTTTATGTGACGCAGATGTCTAAAtttactttcacttttcaaCAAAATGCATGTATTTTGGCTGGAAAACACcaaatctgtgtttatttgggaacttaaaggtgctaaattccaTAACGCAAACTCGAGCCTCTGGCGTTGCCATGGAGGCATTTTAGCGTGGCAATCTTAGCGGTTgtcatgttgagagccatttgGAGGCAATCCCTCGATGCTATGTATATACGCTATGAATTTGTAATTGAGCCCCTTTATCTCACAATTGTGTCAAAGCAGCTTTCACTCACTTGGTCAAGAAGGGTCAAAAactacatgttttttaatttagtaCTTCCGTTATGTTTTCAGTTCTGCTTGTCTGGTTATTAGCAAGAAATTTCAACAACTGACAATTAGATTTGGTAGAAGGTTTGGATTTATTTCAAAGACTGGTGTGGATCCAGTAGCTCTTTTAAAAGGGggcatttttgaaaatgttgtcatAAACTATTGCACTTACTTGACTGGCAACAGTTTGACATACATAGGTATTTTTGCTTGAATGTACAGCATATAAATAATGTAAGAATAACTATTAACATTTCcagaaatagaaaacagaatTGGCATCCACAGTATTTTACACTTGACTTTACTGGCAGTGATTCACATAATCCCGGCTTTGTTGCTAATCTCAGAACTTTGTATCTGCAACTGCATGTTATCTGGATTCACTGGCCCGCTGTCTTATCTCCCGGCACTAAGCCTATTTGTTTCCATGTAGTATTCAATTTTCGCTCCATAGAAAATGACAGATTACCTAAAGAACAGTGTTTCAGGGCTGGATTGTGTTACAGGCTGTGAACTACAGGAGACTTTAGAGATTTAGAGTCAGAGTTTCTTGGAAAGctttgaggaaaataaatatctctTTCTGCACCTCTGCTTTCTGCATCATTTACTCCTGAGCTCCTACTTCTTTATTTCTGAATTTCTTTCCCCCATCCAGAGACCCCGACCCCGGACCCCAGGCAGCCGCAGACCAACGTGACGCTGTCTCCCCAGCAGAAGGAGGAGCTGGCCAGGTTAAAGAAGAAGCAGATGGCCAACGCCGTCCACTACATCTGGGAGACGGGAGAGGACAAGTACATGCTGCGCTACTTCCACACCGGCTTCTGGCTTTCCTGTGAGAAGCACAATGAAGGTGTGTGTGATAAGAGtttattgttataatattataactGGGTTTGTACTCAAAGGTTCATTGTTGGCAGCGCCATGGTACCAGTTCAGTACCTGAAACATTTTTACCCAATTTGAAGTATTTGTAGGACAAGTAATGGAATAAAACTTTAAGTTTAAAGGTACTTAAAGAATCAAAAGTAAATGCACTGACCTTTGACACTGTCTTAAGGcctaaaacaacacattaatcCCAACATCAGTATGTCAGTGTGTTGGCGAGACTGACACTGTCGCTTAGCAAccatgagttttttttctcagcggAGTGATACTAAAAGTGCAAAGGGATTATATGTCATAGCAGTTGCAGGTGAAATTATATCACGGTtatcaaccaatcagattttTCACACGCCACATATCTTCCAAACTTTCTGATACTAAAATGGAATTTCCGAACTCTCAAATCAGGAGAAAATTAACTTTGTTTGAGCCCTTTCTCTGTTTCAGCAACACACTCTTGTGGGATCTGGCAACTAGCTTcggaaacaggaagtgtataCCATGTCAAACAATTGTTGAAACTTGTAATGCGTCATCTTTGTTATGGAGTATCTTTGTATATATAAATCGAACCAGTTTAGTCCAATAGTTCCCAATATAGGGGTCTGGCCTAAGTTAAGTCTGGGGGTCATGAGATGATTAatgaagaaaggaagaaaaaaatacaaatttctaTCACACAAATTTGTaaaattttaatatttctggGAAATATTGGATTTATCTTTTGTAGTAGAAATACTCAAGACTgtaaatgttggcattgtatgtttttGCAAACCATGGATGTCGAAATTTTTGCATATCGAGCGACCCGTATTGAAAGTTACCTGGTATGAAAGTTATGTGGTCTAAAAACGAGTTACTTAGTTACTtagttgcgttacgttgttgcgttgtTAAGATACGTCTTAACGGTCCGTTGTTACCTTGTTCTGTTACATTGTTGCATTGTTACCTTGTTCTGTTACATTGTTGCATTGTTACCTTGTTCTGTTACATTGTTGCATTGTTACCTTGCgttgttatgttgttgtttttacacaaacCATGATCCTTTTTCTTACTTTAATCAAGTAGTTCTGCTGCTTAAACCTTcatttcacaacgttaaccccCTGGCATTGTGTATTTTTGCGAGAGTTATATGATGCTGATATGAAAACGTATTTTTAGATCAGAAAGTCAAATTACGTTCAATCATTAAACGTATCCCGTGGTTTGTAGAAGCGTACAATGCCATCATTTGTTCTGTCTCCTGGGTTGGAAGTAAAGTACTTAGTGTACTTTTCCACCAACAAATATTATGATATAGTATTTCCCCGCCATGTTTTGATTCACACCTAAGTATCAGTTATCCATAtcgtcttttcaaaatattaaagaaCAGATTAGAAGATTAAACAGCTGTTCTCTTAGCCCATGTTATAATTTGAGTGATATAACaggttgtgtttgttatttcaaCCTTTTGAATCCCTGGTTTTTCGTAGATAAAGCTACAATCAAAGTTTAAGAACAGCCTGTTTATTGATAAGCATACTACAAACATAATCACTGGCATGTATTGTTCCAGTAAAGACACTGTGATTGGTTGACCTTTAATTCTTTCTCCCACAGGAGTCTGAACTGCTGAGTTTAAGCCAACACTTTCTATTACGTTTTCAGGATTTTCAACGTAATATTTGCAAGAGATTATTTATGTCATCTCTAATCCTCGAGCTTTTGTTGTGGCTAAAAGCACAGACATACGTTTCGCTTTAATCCCCTAAATTAAGGTTGacatatcataaaaaaatggaaaatgaaatgtttaaatacatttaaatatagcATTTTACTACGATAAGTACATAACTCAGATTACCTGATGTTTATCACTGTCAGGATGTCGATTCATGATCTCTGCTTTGATTGTTCCTCCAGGTGAAGATCAGGAAGAGAAATGTCGCAGCTTCATCGAGCTCACGCCAGGAGAGACACAAGGTCAGTAAcagaaaacatagaaaatatAACATGTATTCCAATAAATATTTCTATCACCAAAGCAAATATCCAGTGTATGCAGTATTCAGGttctttactttagtaaaataaataatactacaCAGTGCCATagagtacagtaaaagtacttactGAGATTAAAAAGTAGTAAAtatttctcaacacataaaaaaacactttaaacgTCAGTTTATGacaaacattataaaataaaaagcacaagtCTTGGATATATGGGATTTTCTCTGAACAGGATGGTTATGAAAAACAGTAATCTGAAAAAagttgtggagtaaaaagtatattttcctctgagatgaagtagagtagaagtagaaagttgcataaaatataaatacaaaagtacagtacttgagtaaatttcCATTAGCAAACATCTACTCaacagtaaatgtatttctttgtaaaaaaaaaaagaaaaaacatcaaatccaAATTGTTGGCTTATCACAGAGAGTTTACGTGGAGTTtctaatgaaacacaaaatgtattttttttttacccacagGTGTCCTCTGGCTTTCTGTCATCAGTGAGTTCACGTACATCGGTCTTCTGGCCATGGGCTTCCTGCTGATGTGTGTGGAAGTGATTTGCCTCTGTGCCAAGAGGGAGATGAACGCCCTCAAGATCAACGCCTACGCCGCCATGTGCACCGTCCTCTCAGGTGAGCTGTCGGGGGGCACTAACTCATGTTATAACACATCATTCTTAAACTTGTATTTCATTCCTGCCTCTGGTCTTTCATCTCTTATCATTCTCTCCAAAACAATGAATTACCTCTGTCTCTGCCTAtttcctcctccaccaggtTTGATGGGGATGGTGGCGCACATGATGTACACCACAGTGTTTCAGATGACCGTGAGCATCGGGCCCAAAGACTGGAGGCCACAGACCTGGGACTACGGATGGTCTTTTGCGTAAGTTTGTTCCAATTTAACCCCCAAAACTCTGACTTCAGTCCAGTTCTACCCGAgggaagccaatgcggaagtgtcttaaaacgtgcattctctctactgaccagcagggggagactcctctggttgcagaaagatgtccgattgtatagaagtctatgagaaaatgacttctcaACCAAtagtttaaagtctttttaaatacagcatgatgttcatttagtaaattatgctccatttagagtcaaatagaccataaagcagggtatgctttagtgCGGGCTTATTGTATTTGACACAGAGTCGTAatagcgtctctacgtcactcctccgcattccaaatatggtaacttccgttcattggttgcaaaaaaaaccaacatggcggcGTTCGTAATCCAAGATGAAGACGGCGAAATCGCCAAACGAgcggcttcaaaacagcagtccacaaaccaatgggtgacaccGCGATGATGACGTCCATTTTGTagcaacacatttaatttcaaagGTTTTGCTGCAAAAGTATGTTTGATCTCAAGGTGAAACTTATCAAATAAATTGGAGTCGATTTGAGCAAGCTGGAGAGTCCAAAATGGAGAAAGAATCGTATTTCTGGTGTGACGGGCCTCCAAACAACGAGCTGCATGATGACCTGCAGATctgattaaatactttttttctcccccaccAGCCTGGCGTGGCTGTCCTTCAGCTGCTGCATGGGGGCCGCCGTGGCCACGCTCAACTCCTACACCAAGACCCTCATAGAGATGAAGCACCGGGCCCGGGTGAGGCTGGAAGACGCTCGCGCCGCCGTCTGCGCCCCCTCCTACGAGGACGTCGTTCGAGCCGGAGGCGGCGTTTACTCCGTCAGTCAGCTGATCCAGCtcggccagcagggggcgctcaTGGACCCCATGTGGCCCAGAGGAGTGGGACCAGCCGTCGGTCCTCTGGCGTGTAGCGCCGGCGGAGCGCTGCTTGTTGGCGGAGGAGGGCTCGGAGTTGGAGGGATGGGAGCTGTGGGCATCGGGACGGGAATGGGAGGAGTTGGGGGAAATGTAGTTGGAATGGGAGGAATGGGAATGGGAGCCGTAGGAGGAGCTGGGGGAATGGGAATGGGAATGGGAGTGGGCTTTGGAGGAAATGGAGTTGGCATGGGAGGAATGGGAAtgggagcagcaggaggagctgggggAATGGGAATGGGAATGGGCTTTGGAGGAAATGGCGTTGGTATGGAAGGAatgggagcagtgggaggacCTGGGGGAATGGGAGTAGTCGGCTTTGGAAGTAATGGGGGTGGAATGGAAGGAATGGGAGCAATGGGAGGACCTGGGGGAATGGGAGTAGTCGGCTTTGGAAGTAATGGGGGTGGAATGGAAGGAATGGGAGCAATGGGAGGACCTGGGGCAATGGGAGGAGGTGGCTTTGGAGGGAATGGTGGTGGAATGGAAGGAATGTCTGCAGTGGGGGGAGTTGGAGGAATGGGAGGATGTGGAATGGGAGGAAGGAGGCTGGTGGACCCTCATGGtatggtggtggtggagggatGCTGCGCTGAAGGGTGTGAGGACTGTGAACGGGAGATGGACGAGATAGATTACGCTCTGCAGGACGAGAGAAATGACTCACTCTGCTGAGAGTTTGGAGGACCGAGGACTCCGGCAGAAGCTTGTCAGGATTGGCTCCGTTGTATTTGAAACAACAAGACTTTAACAATATTGATTGGTTTCAAAGGTTTCAAATGATAATTGTTGCATGTCTGGACTTTTTACAAGTTACACAATGATCATTTCAAgctgtgtcattttatttttttgaccaCTAGGGCTCAGAAGGACTCCAAAACAAACTCACAGCGCCAATGCTCTGTACCTTTATCACTTTGTTATGGCTAACATGTTAGAAAAAAATAGTCCACTCACACATCAAGGAGACTCGGAGCAAAATTATCATACTGTCGCAGACCTTTACTTTTATGAGGGAGGTTGGTAAAAGTAGGGACTCTACCATCAAGTCTATGTGCACCACAACGGAGG is a genomic window containing:
- the si:ch211-232m10.6 gene encoding germ cell-specific gene 1-like protein gives rise to the protein MLENMSRRNRSLLSLSLTSLALTLSVSAFCTSYWCEGTHKVVKPLCLSPVKLKNCGMNNSQPYTTETPTPDPRQPQTNVTLSPQQKEELARLKKKQMANAVHYIWETGEDKYMLRYFHTGFWLSCEKHNEGEEKCRSFIELTPGETQGVLWLSVISEFTYIGLLAMGFLLMCVEVICLCAKREMNALKINAYAAMCTVLSGLMGMVAHMMYTTVFQMTVSIGPKDWRPQTWDYGWSFALAWLSFSCCMGAAVATLNSYTKTLIEMKHRARVRLEDARAAVCAPSYEDVVRAGGGVYSVSQLIQLGQQGALMDPMWPRGVGPAVGPLALVDPHGMVVVEGCCAEGCEDCEREMDEIDYALQDERNDSLC